A window of the Cystobacter fuscus genome harbors these coding sequences:
- a CDS encoding HEAT repeat domain-containing protein: protein MNPPLPSALARRASWWRATLLASATWLLPATSHAADTATPLRQTACSFSGMIDELRVALKSGSPAYRKYARERLKTAARVMPADELRAAVQDERDPDTLEALGMALASKSSFTEDATLVQPLLARASGDGDPKARAAAIRGLRGTGSVDLMTKNGGVVTYEQLIRDSAPEVRQAVVDNLIHESAKVYFGHERTVSEAAVSAALASKDPQAAAKLLSEVSMEAVGHDTVERLRQQLRSEDPALRGAAATALGGVPGAESSAMRDALVSLYRDEKDPTVRKAALQGLVRLGMGGARATLESLRGVAPGMDPEIDAWQSALRLGLQEWHLLLREKERLRR from the coding sequence ATGAATCCCCCGCTCCCCTCCGCCCTCGCGAGGCGCGCGTCCTGGTGGCGCGCGACGCTGCTGGCCTCGGCCACCTGGCTGCTGCCGGCCACCTCCCACGCCGCCGATACCGCCACGCCCTTGCGGCAGACGGCGTGCTCGTTCTCCGGGATGATCGACGAGCTGCGCGTGGCGTTGAAATCGGGCTCGCCCGCCTACCGCAAGTACGCCCGGGAGCGGCTCAAGACCGCCGCGCGCGTCATGCCCGCGGACGAGCTGCGCGCGGCCGTGCAGGACGAGCGGGACCCGGACACCCTGGAGGCGCTGGGCATGGCGCTCGCCAGCAAGTCCTCGTTCACGGAGGACGCCACGCTCGTGCAGCCGCTGCTCGCTCGCGCGTCGGGAGACGGAGACCCCAAGGCCCGGGCCGCGGCGATCCGGGGCCTGCGGGGCACCGGCTCCGTGGACCTCATGACGAAGAACGGCGGCGTGGTGACGTACGAGCAGCTCATCCGCGACAGCGCCCCCGAGGTGCGCCAGGCCGTGGTGGACAACCTCATCCACGAGAGCGCCAAGGTGTACTTCGGCCACGAGCGCACCGTGTCCGAGGCGGCCGTGTCCGCGGCGCTGGCCTCGAAGGATCCCCAGGCGGCCGCGAAGCTGCTGTCCGAGGTGTCCATGGAGGCGGTGGGCCACGACACGGTGGAGCGGTTGCGCCAGCAGTTGCGCTCGGAGGACCCCGCCCTGCGCGGGGCGGCGGCCACGGCGCTCGGCGGTGTGCCGGGAGCGGAGTCCTCCGCCATGCGCGACGCACTCGTGTCGCTCTACCGCGACGAGAAGGATCCAACGGTGCGCAAGGCCGCGCTGCAGGGGCTCGTGAGGCTGGGCATGGGGGGCGCCCGCGCCACGCTCGAGTCCCTGCGAGGCGTGGCCCCCGGGATGGATCCGGAGATCGATGCCTGGCAGTCCGCGCTCAGGCTCGGGCTGCAGGAGTGGCACCTGCTGCTGCGCGAGAAGGAGCGCCTGCGCAGGTAG
- a CDS encoding HEAT repeat domain-containing protein, translated as MQRPSSKAIGTLGVLLLIALGAALISRPPDSSRSASAEAPASRSSSASGAPTAAAPPGAAGPAIPREPKPKEEILPMPGCWEGVAEFDQNGSLDTFRQALSAAAAAGDSDLLLYLQERLTELIANDAGKALQVLEWAEKSAPPELGVYMEAMKHAPAVHQPQVVERLLKMGEDPGAQLGTRAAAVDALETQKRLSPTNIQRLKALAMEPATDSAGWVATRTIGRVMKEDYERTGTFAPYWNELLDVGEKSEDLAVRLLALEMPSYSDPLIGDETMDRLASIMRKDPERDVREMAAFRLAVTGEPQKALEAYRTAFPLEKDECVRWALFRFAVRAGGPEALPLLRQMAAQDPRFAQDYQDFQRLYAEGTVDFARIWLGVQERHRCTIEEGAPHQ; from the coding sequence ATGCAACGTCCCTCTTCCAAGGCCATCGGCACCCTCGGTGTCCTGTTGCTCATCGCCCTCGGAGCGGCGCTGATCTCGCGCCCTCCGGACTCCTCCCGGAGCGCCTCCGCGGAGGCTCCGGCCTCCCGGTCCTCCTCCGCGAGCGGCGCGCCCACCGCCGCCGCGCCACCCGGAGCGGCGGGCCCCGCCATCCCCAGGGAGCCCAAGCCGAAGGAGGAGATCCTGCCCATGCCCGGGTGCTGGGAGGGCGTGGCGGAGTTCGACCAGAACGGCTCGCTGGACACCTTCCGCCAGGCGCTGAGCGCCGCGGCGGCAGCGGGGGACAGTGATCTGCTGCTCTACCTCCAGGAGCGGCTCACGGAGCTCATCGCGAACGACGCGGGCAAGGCGCTCCAGGTGCTCGAGTGGGCGGAGAAGTCCGCGCCGCCGGAGCTGGGCGTCTACATGGAGGCGATGAAGCACGCGCCCGCCGTCCACCAGCCCCAGGTGGTCGAGCGCCTGCTGAAGATGGGCGAGGACCCGGGCGCGCAGCTCGGCACCCGCGCCGCCGCCGTGGACGCGCTGGAGACGCAGAAGCGCCTGTCCCCCACGAACATCCAGCGCCTCAAGGCACTCGCGATGGAGCCGGCCACGGACTCGGCGGGCTGGGTGGCCACGCGCACCATCGGCCGGGTGATGAAGGAGGACTACGAGCGCACCGGCACCTTCGCTCCCTATTGGAACGAGCTGCTCGACGTGGGCGAGAAGTCCGAGGACCTGGCCGTGCGCCTGCTGGCGCTCGAGATGCCCTCCTACTCGGATCCCCTCATCGGAGACGAGACGATGGATCGGCTCGCGAGCATCATGCGCAAGGATCCGGAGCGGGACGTGCGGGAGATGGCCGCCTTCCGGCTCGCCGTCACCGGAGAGCCCCAGAAGGCCCTGGAGGCCTACCGCACCGCCTTCCCGCTGGAGAAGGACGAGTGCGTGCGCTGGGCCCTCTTCCGCTTCGCCGTGCGCGCCGGTGGACCCGAGGCCCTGCCCCTGCTGCGGCAGATGGCCGCGCAGGACCCACGCTTCGCACAGGACTACCAGGACTTCCAGCGGCTCTACGCCGAGGGCACCGTGGACTTCGCCCGCATCTGGCTCGGCGTCCAGGAGCGCCACCGCTGCACCATCGAGGAAGGAGCACCCCACCAATGA
- a CDS encoding alpha/beta fold hydrolase, whose product MPIAELNHQGIYFEDSGGPGPALILGHGFLMDGRMFDAQAEALAPEFRVIRWDARGFGRTRWDGQPFTLYDSAADCIALLDHLGIQRAVVGGLSQGGYCALRVALRYPERVHGLVLMSTSGTMDGEQGRAGYRQVRDLWGTPGATENILQLYSGVIIGDSRFLGPWLERWRQTPKAAFVAATNNLLERDDIEPRLGEIRCPAIVFHGLADAAIPVSEAQVLVEALGGRTRYVPIPGAAHAPTLTHPELLNPPLVEFMREFSG is encoded by the coding sequence ATGCCCATCGCCGAACTCAACCATCAAGGCATCTACTTCGAGGACTCTGGCGGCCCGGGTCCCGCGCTCATCCTGGGACATGGCTTTCTCATGGACGGCCGCATGTTCGACGCGCAGGCCGAGGCGCTCGCCCCCGAGTTCCGCGTCATCCGCTGGGACGCCCGGGGCTTCGGGCGCACGCGGTGGGACGGCCAGCCCTTCACCCTCTATGACTCCGCGGCGGACTGCATCGCGCTGCTCGACCACCTGGGCATCCAGCGGGCGGTCGTCGGCGGCCTGTCCCAGGGGGGCTATTGCGCCCTGCGCGTCGCGCTGCGCTACCCCGAGCGTGTGCATGGCCTCGTGTTGATGAGCACCAGCGGCACCATGGACGGAGAGCAGGGCCGTGCCGGCTACCGGCAGGTGCGAGACCTGTGGGGGACTCCCGGCGCCACGGAGAACATCCTCCAGCTCTACTCGGGGGTCATCATCGGCGACTCGCGCTTCCTCGGCCCCTGGCTCGAGCGGTGGCGCCAGACGCCCAAGGCCGCCTTCGTCGCCGCGACGAACAACCTCCTGGAGCGGGATGACATCGAGCCCCGGCTCGGGGAGATCCGCTGTCCGGCCATCGTCTTCCATGGCCTCGCCGACGCGGCGATTCCCGTCTCCGAAGCTCAGGTGCTCGTCGAGGCGCTCGGGGGCCGCACGCGCTACGTCCCCATTCCGGGCGCCGCGCATGCGCCCACCCTGACGCATCCGGAGCTGCTCAATCCACCGCTCGTGGAGTTCATGCGGGAGTTCAGCGGGTGA
- the lepB gene encoding signal peptidase I: protein MQRPAQAPRARGRWTKYLVDLSPLLLLLVGRASLADHYHVPSGSMEPTLQVKDHIVVDKRAYGLRVPLTHLWLTEHEPQRGDVILFDSPVDGRVMVKRLVGLPGDRIAFDGESLLLNGERIPQHLTPDGTRLEFLPGALHPLHPETDQGPPLSEVEVPARNYLVLGDHRGNSADSRYWGFVPRENLLGRAVAVVYSQREGLSAGERWWLPLLPEEGTGLDPRLTR, encoded by the coding sequence ATGCAACGCCCCGCCCAAGCACCCCGAGCCCGTGGCCGATGGACGAAGTACCTCGTCGATCTCTCTCCCCTGCTCCTGCTGCTCGTCGGCCGGGCCAGCCTCGCCGACCACTACCACGTGCCTTCCGGCTCCATGGAGCCCACGCTCCAGGTGAAGGATCACATCGTCGTGGACAAGCGCGCCTATGGCCTGCGCGTTCCGCTCACCCACCTCTGGCTCACCGAGCACGAGCCTCAGCGCGGCGACGTCATCCTCTTCGACTCGCCCGTGGATGGACGCGTCATGGTCAAGCGGCTGGTGGGCCTGCCGGGTGACCGGATCGCCTTCGACGGCGAGTCGCTCCTGCTCAATGGCGAGCGCATCCCCCAACACCTCACCCCGGACGGCACGCGCCTCGAGTTCCTCCCGGGCGCCCTCCACCCGCTCCACCCCGAGACCGACCAGGGCCCGCCCCTGAGCGAGGTGGAGGTGCCCGCGCGGAACTACCTCGTCCTCGGAGACCACCGGGGCAACTCGGCCGACAGCCGCTACTGGGGCTTCGTTCCCCGCGAGAACCTGCTGGGCCGGGCGGTGGCCGTCGTCTACAGCCAGCGCGAGGGACTCTCCGCCGGCGAGCGCTGGTGGCTGCCGCTGCTCCCCGAAGAAGGCACCGGCCTCGACCCGCGCCTCACCCGCTGA
- a CDS encoding DJ-1/PfpI family protein: MAQGKKLLMLVGDYVEDYEVMVPFQALQAVGHTVHAVCPDKKKGDFVRTAVHDFDGAQTYSEKPGHNFVLNATFSEVDATQYDGLVIPGGRAPEYLRLNPKVIQVVRHFGETRKPIAAICHGLQILAAAGVLEGKRCTAYPACGPEVTLARGTFVEVAADEAVVDGNLVTSPAWPGHPRWIAGFLQVLGTRIQH; this comes from the coding sequence ATGGCTCAAGGCAAGAAGCTGCTGATGCTGGTGGGCGACTACGTGGAGGACTACGAGGTGATGGTGCCGTTCCAGGCCCTGCAGGCCGTGGGGCACACCGTGCACGCCGTCTGTCCGGACAAGAAGAAGGGCGACTTCGTGCGCACCGCGGTGCACGACTTCGACGGAGCGCAGACGTACAGCGAGAAGCCCGGGCACAACTTCGTGCTCAACGCCACTTTCTCCGAGGTCGATGCCACCCAGTACGATGGTCTGGTGATTCCCGGAGGCCGGGCGCCGGAGTACCTGCGCCTCAACCCGAAGGTGATCCAGGTGGTTCGCCACTTCGGCGAGACGCGCAAGCCCATCGCCGCGATCTGCCATGGGTTGCAGATCCTCGCGGCGGCGGGAGTGCTCGAGGGCAAGCGCTGCACGGCCTATCCGGCCTGCGGCCCCGAGGTGACGCTGGCTCGGGGGACCTTCGTCGAGGTGGCCGCGGATGAGGCGGTGGTGGACGGCAACCTCGTGACTTCGCCGGCCTGGCCCGGCCACCCGCGCTGGATTGCGGGCTTCCTGCAGGTGCTGGGCACCCGCATCCAGCACTGA
- the agmC gene encoding adventurous gliding motility protein AgmC has product MKQWLPAAVCALGLGSTTAMAGADTVGLGNGHNGPVTVSTFGTVINSYAPVTAALAAQATSIQIGTCRGAPACFAEGDLVLVYQATGLQPVPASGSQTPIDVSNNAVGQWEFARLASVETDRLTLTEPLIHAYAANNTQVIRVPEYTRFTIQNTGSITAPAWDGTTGGFIAFLANDAVNNGGVIDTSGLGFRGGKFIAAGDDTARGCSDVDEAGPLSGARKGEGIAGASRYNAEPTGSTPGSTGRGNAANGAGGAVCFKSGGGGGGNGGAGGQGGRSDYSFDNGRDVGGRGGVELSYGDRATSDAFLRRLTFGGGGGAGYGVTEGGSGGAGGGIVFFRALQLAGSGSINASGRLGGASAEGGGGGGAGGSIYVRIVRAAACGTIAATGGLGGASDAIRVGPGGGGGAGHVLFQADPGGTCGLVATGSAPGGQKDASAPPNNDATYGATPGGTTPAAELKYGFIIPAPPVVTTPANGSFTNNVRPPITGTARPNTPVIVYLDGQEVGRVTTNAAGEYSVTPTQDLAEGAHTVIAIAAIDAVQSLNSVPDTFTVDITPPDTDVASGPERFTRARDVKFEFSASEEGVKYLCKLDDAADFTPCDPTYTFANLSEGPHKVEVYAVDRAGNRDETPYVREFQVTVADLSLLGDGIGGCSASGQDASLIALGLGALVAGLRRRRQSQTH; this is encoded by the coding sequence ATGAAACAGTGGCTCCCCGCCGCCGTGTGCGCGCTGGGACTCGGCTCGACCACGGCGATGGCCGGGGCGGACACGGTCGGTTTGGGCAACGGACATAACGGGCCCGTCACGGTGTCTACGTTCGGCACCGTCATTAACAGCTATGCCCCAGTAACCGCAGCACTGGCGGCCCAGGCCACGTCCATCCAGATCGGAACCTGCCGGGGAGCCCCGGCATGCTTCGCAGAGGGAGATCTGGTGCTGGTGTATCAGGCCACGGGCCTCCAGCCTGTGCCCGCGTCTGGGTCGCAAACCCCCATCGACGTGAGCAACAACGCCGTGGGGCAGTGGGAGTTCGCGCGTCTGGCCTCGGTGGAGACTGATCGGCTGACGCTGACGGAGCCGCTCATCCATGCCTATGCGGCGAATAACACTCAAGTCATCCGGGTGCCGGAGTACACCCGGTTCACCATCCAGAACACCGGAAGCATCACGGCCCCGGCTTGGGATGGCACCACCGGCGGGTTCATCGCATTCCTGGCCAACGACGCGGTGAACAACGGGGGAGTGATCGACACAAGCGGCCTTGGGTTCCGGGGAGGCAAGTTCATCGCTGCTGGTGATGACACGGCCAGGGGCTGCTCTGACGTGGATGAGGCTGGCCCTCTGAGCGGCGCACGAAAGGGTGAGGGCATTGCAGGTGCCAGCCGCTACAACGCTGAACCAACCGGCTCAACTCCAGGCTCGACCGGTCGCGGCAACGCGGCCAATGGTGCGGGAGGCGCCGTCTGCTTCAAGTCAGGGGGTGGCGGCGGAGGCAACGGCGGAGCCGGCGGCCAGGGAGGTCGTTCGGATTATTCGTTTGATAACGGACGCGACGTGGGTGGACGGGGAGGCGTGGAGCTCTCCTATGGAGACAGGGCGACTTCCGATGCCTTCCTGCGACGCCTCACGTTCGGCGGAGGAGGAGGGGCCGGATATGGCGTCACCGAAGGCGGCTCGGGTGGCGCGGGCGGAGGCATCGTCTTCTTTCGAGCCCTCCAGCTGGCAGGCAGCGGCAGCATCAACGCCTCGGGGAGATTGGGTGGCGCGTCCGCGGAGGGAGGCGGCGGCGGTGGTGCGGGTGGGTCCATCTATGTGCGGATTGTCAGAGCTGCCGCCTGCGGCACGATTGCAGCTACGGGCGGCCTCGGAGGCGCCTCGGATGCCATCCGTGTCGGGCCCGGAGGTGGAGGGGGCGCTGGGCATGTGCTGTTCCAAGCCGACCCGGGAGGCACCTGCGGGCTCGTCGCCACGGGGTCTGCACCCGGAGGCCAGAAGGATGCATCGGCTCCTCCTAATAATGACGCGACGTATGGCGCGACGCCGGGCGGCACCACTCCAGCCGCCGAGCTGAAGTACGGCTTCATCATCCCCGCGCCTCCGGTGGTGACCACGCCGGCCAACGGCAGCTTCACCAACAACGTCCGCCCCCCCATCACGGGCACGGCTCGGCCCAACACTCCGGTGATCGTCTACCTGGATGGACAGGAAGTCGGCCGAGTCACCACCAACGCCGCTGGTGAATACTCCGTCACCCCGACCCAGGATCTGGCCGAAGGCGCTCACACGGTGATTGCGATCGCGGCGATCGATGCCGTGCAGAGCCTCAACAGCGTGCCCGACACCTTCACCGTGGACATCACCCCCCCAGACACCGACGTCGCCAGCGGTCCGGAACGGTTCACGCGTGCTCGTGACGTGAAGTTCGAGTTCAGCGCTTCGGAAGAGGGCGTGAAATATCTGTGCAAGTTGGATGACGCGGCCGACTTCACCCCCTGCGATCCAACGTACACCTTCGCCAACCTGTCCGAAGGGCCTCACAAGGTGGAGGTGTATGCCGTTGATCGCGCCGGTAACCGGGATGAGACGCCCTACGTCCGGGAGTTCCAGGTCACCGTCGCGGACCTCTCGCTGCTCGGTGATGGCATCGGCGGGTGCTCGGCCTCCGGGCAGGACGCCTCGCTGATCGCGCTGGGTCTGGGCGCTCTCGTGGCCGGGCTCCGGCGTCGCCGCCAGAGCCAGACCCACTAA
- a CDS encoding OmpA family protein has protein sequence MSHAKPTLATRLVGYMRLSAVATGLIASLASAQPKGLVSFELERLELNPNGRGSLVMGTGELLPGGAFRLSVAGHYEKNPLVLYSDMSPVGAVVGDRATAHLLLAWTPLRWLELGAHLPLVAWQRGDDLSGRGLGTPATTGLGTPSAQVRVGLLAQRREAPLDLALELGVGLPVGSVDTLSRDSAFRLSPKLSLGRRFGGLRAGVEAGVLVRPPLVLIDDGAVQDELGNEVRLGAVVATTGKGLRGELNVRGTIPLTQQQKSMEVLLGVRLPLGSAAELYALGGPGFGDTTGTPFFRALLGVAFGGMEPEIERGGARDDDGDGVPNSEDQCPNEPGPAARQGCPVRDTDNDGIVDSADKCPKEPGPAELQGCPTKDRDGDGILDTEDKCPTEAGPAERQGCPVKDTDGDGLPDEQDKCPRETGPASRQGCPVKDTDGDGVVDERDACPTQVGLVELRGCPAKDTDGDTVSDHLDNCPTEKGLASNQGCPEQQEQLVEIQKDQLKIKQSVYFATNKAVIKPRSFKMLNQIAKIIQQHPEIEQIVIEGHSDSVGNADANRKLSLARAESVKTYLVEKGVEASRMQAKGYGPDRPIAPNTNAKGRAANRRVVFTIVNEEHK, from the coding sequence ATGAGTCACGCGAAGCCGACCCTCGCCACGCGACTGGTGGGCTACATGCGGCTGTCCGCCGTCGCCACCGGGCTGATTGCCTCCCTCGCCTCCGCCCAACCCAAGGGCCTGGTGAGCTTCGAACTGGAGCGCCTGGAACTCAATCCCAACGGCCGGGGTTCGTTGGTGATGGGCACCGGTGAACTGCTGCCCGGAGGCGCCTTCCGCCTCTCGGTGGCGGGGCATTACGAGAAGAACCCCCTCGTGCTGTACTCGGACATGAGTCCGGTGGGCGCGGTGGTGGGAGACCGAGCCACGGCGCACCTGTTGCTGGCGTGGACGCCGCTGCGCTGGCTCGAGCTGGGCGCGCACCTGCCCCTGGTGGCCTGGCAGCGCGGAGATGACCTGAGCGGCCGGGGCCTCGGCACGCCGGCCACGACGGGCCTGGGCACGCCCTCGGCGCAGGTGCGCGTGGGACTGCTCGCGCAGCGCCGCGAGGCCCCGCTGGACCTGGCGCTCGAGCTGGGCGTGGGCCTGCCCGTGGGCAGCGTGGACACGCTCTCCCGGGACAGCGCCTTCCGGCTGTCGCCCAAGCTGTCACTGGGCCGGCGCTTCGGCGGGCTGCGCGCGGGCGTGGAGGCGGGCGTGCTGGTGCGGCCCCCGCTCGTGCTCATCGACGACGGCGCCGTCCAGGACGAGCTGGGCAACGAGGTGCGCCTGGGCGCGGTGGTCGCCACCACGGGCAAGGGGCTGCGCGGGGAGCTCAACGTGCGGGGCACGATTCCGCTCACCCAACAGCAGAAGTCCATGGAAGTGCTGCTCGGCGTGCGGCTGCCGCTGGGCTCCGCGGCGGAGCTGTACGCCCTGGGAGGCCCGGGCTTCGGAGACACCACGGGTACGCCTTTCTTCCGGGCGCTGCTCGGCGTGGCCTTTGGCGGAATGGAGCCGGAGATCGAACGGGGCGGCGCGCGCGACGACGATGGCGACGGCGTGCCCAACAGCGAGGACCAGTGCCCGAACGAGCCGGGTCCGGCCGCGCGCCAGGGCTGCCCGGTGCGGGACACGGACAACGACGGCATCGTCGACAGCGCGGACAAGTGCCCGAAGGAGCCGGGGCCGGCCGAGTTGCAGGGTTGCCCCACGAAGGATCGGGACGGGGACGGAATCCTCGACACCGAGGACAAGTGCCCGACCGAGGCGGGTCCGGCCGAGCGCCAGGGCTGCCCGGTGAAGGACACGGACGGCGATGGATTGCCGGACGAGCAGGACAAGTGCCCGCGGGAGACGGGCCCGGCCTCGCGCCAGGGCTGCCCGGTGAAGGACACGGACGGCGACGGCGTCGTGGACGAGCGTGACGCCTGCCCGACGCAGGTGGGTCTGGTGGAGCTGCGCGGCTGCCCGGCGAAGGACACGGACGGCGACACGGTGTCGGACCACCTGGACAACTGCCCCACGGAGAAGGGTCTGGCCAGCAACCAGGGCTGCCCCGAGCAGCAAGAGCAGTTGGTGGAGATCCAGAAGGACCAGCTGAAGATCAAGCAGTCGGTGTACTTCGCCACCAACAAGGCGGTCATCAAGCCGCGCTCGTTCAAGATGCTCAACCAGATCGCCAAGATCATCCAGCAGCACCCGGAGATCGAGCAGATCGTCATCGAGGGCCACTCCGACTCCGTGGGCAATGCCGATGCCAACCGCAAGCTGTCGCTGGCGCGCGCGGAGTCGGTGAAGACCTACCTGGTGGAGAAGGGCGTGGAGGCCTCGCGGATGCAGGCGAAGGGTTATGGACCCGACCGCCCCATCGCGCCCAACACGAACGCCAAAGGCCGCGCGGCCAACCGCCGCGTGGTGTTCACCATCGTCAACGAAGAGCACAAGTAG
- a CDS encoding ATP-binding protein, translated as MGYLWLTSLLDAFLSDALLKAPPSELHRQRVLIAACLFAIPLGMSYLLLVPFTAAEVPTLLLIGCYAATLLLARRARSLTLPAMFLCLSMVVSYVVSIFLSAHPEGGFHASSMMIPAFAVYLLGPRLGLVVTGCLAVCLGILHPLFRVRFTPGLTAIPLDEFTVMCASAAIALLGSWVLSTLHSTSRDTAHDALERTLATLRESEGKLSSLIESSDDLVFSLDTQLRVITANTAMRRFYRRMQGQELVPGQRFCFPRTPELQAQWDPRFNRVLAGERLRFEQEEHSEEPLEDPVHVVLDLSISPILGDEGRVMGLTVSARDITARKLAEARLGEMHRSLVDVSRYAGMAEIATGVLHNVGNTLNSVNISAGILNDQLRHSRLSGLRKAAVLLEAHSEELRAFLATDARGQRLPGYLLALAEELEKEREVLRQEVGALTEGVEHIKSIVVMQQQYARAGGVLERMPVPQLIEEALRLHAGSFERQGIHIVREYADVPPILVDRHNLLQILVNLLSNARHALVESKTLDKRLRIRIRLGAGGDQLVIEFADNGVGIAPEHLARLFSQGFTTKKHGHGFGLHISALAATEMHGRLSCSSTGLGHGATFTLVLPVEGPRENQRPSASLELS; from the coding sequence GTGGGGTACCTCTGGCTCACCTCCCTGCTGGACGCGTTCCTCTCGGATGCGCTGCTCAAGGCCCCCCCCTCGGAGTTGCACCGTCAGCGGGTGTTGATCGCCGCCTGCCTGTTCGCGATCCCGCTCGGGATGTCGTACCTGCTGCTCGTGCCCTTCACGGCCGCGGAGGTCCCCACGCTCCTCCTGATCGGGTGCTACGCCGCGACGCTGTTGCTGGCGCGCAGGGCCCGCTCCTTGACCCTGCCGGCGATGTTCCTGTGCCTGTCCATGGTGGTGAGCTACGTGGTGTCCATCTTCCTGAGCGCTCATCCCGAAGGGGGGTTCCACGCCTCGAGCATGATGATTCCCGCGTTCGCGGTGTACCTGCTGGGACCCCGCCTGGGCCTCGTCGTCACGGGCTGTCTCGCCGTGTGCCTGGGCATCCTCCATCCGTTGTTCCGGGTGCGCTTCACCCCCGGCCTCACGGCCATCCCCTTGGATGAGTTCACGGTCATGTGCGCCTCCGCGGCCATCGCCCTCCTGGGCTCGTGGGTGCTGAGCACGCTGCACAGCACCTCGCGGGACACCGCCCACGACGCGCTCGAGCGGACCCTGGCCACCCTGCGCGAGAGCGAGGGCAAGCTGAGCAGCCTCATCGAGAGCTCCGATGACCTGGTGTTCTCGCTCGACACCCAGCTGCGCGTCATCACCGCCAACACGGCGATGCGCCGGTTCTACCGGCGGATGCAGGGCCAGGAACTCGTTCCCGGACAGCGCTTCTGCTTCCCACGCACTCCAGAGCTCCAGGCGCAATGGGATCCGAGGTTCAACCGGGTGCTCGCGGGGGAGCGCCTGCGCTTCGAGCAGGAGGAGCACTCGGAGGAGCCCTTGGAGGACCCCGTCCACGTCGTCCTGGACCTCTCCATCAGCCCCATCCTGGGAGATGAAGGCCGCGTGATGGGGCTGACCGTCTCCGCGCGGGACATCACGGCGCGCAAGCTGGCGGAGGCCCGGTTGGGGGAGATGCACCGCAGCCTGGTGGATGTTTCCCGCTACGCGGGCATGGCCGAGATCGCCACCGGCGTGTTGCACAACGTGGGCAACACCCTCAACAGCGTCAACATCTCGGCGGGCATCCTCAACGATCAGTTGCGCCACTCGCGCTTGTCCGGCCTGCGCAAGGCGGCCGTCCTGCTGGAGGCGCACTCCGAGGAACTGAGAGCCTTTCTCGCCACGGATGCGCGCGGCCAGCGGCTTCCGGGCTACCTGCTCGCCCTCGCGGAGGAGCTGGAGAAGGAGCGCGAGGTGCTGCGCCAGGAGGTGGGTGCGCTGACCGAGGGCGTCGAGCACATCAAGTCCATCGTGGTCATGCAGCAGCAGTACGCGCGGGCCGGTGGGGTGTTGGAGCGGATGCCGGTGCCTCAACTCATCGAGGAGGCCCTGCGCCTGCATGCCGGATCGTTCGAGCGCCAGGGCATCCACATCGTGCGGGAGTACGCCGACGTCCCCCCCATCCTGGTGGATCGCCACAACCTGCTGCAGATCCTCGTCAACCTGCTGAGCAACGCCCGGCACGCGCTGGTGGAGAGCAAGACCTTGGACAAGCGCCTGCGCATCCGCATCCGTCTGGGTGCAGGAGGCGACCAGCTCGTCATCGAGTTCGCCGACAATGGCGTGGGCATCGCGCCGGAGCACCTGGCGCGCCTGTTCTCCCAGGGCTTCACGACGAAGAAGCACGGACACGGCTTCGGGCTGCACATCAGCGCGCTGGCGGCCACCGAGATGCACGGGCGTCTGTCCTGCTCGAGCACCGGGCTGGGGCATGGGGCCACCTTCACGCTGGTACTGCCGGTGGAGGGCCCCCGCGAGAACCAGCGGCCCTCCGCCTCGCTCGAGTTGTCCTGA